In Heyndrickxia vini, the sequence TCCGTTCTCGTTAGCTGTGCAAAATTAATGACCGGATCTTCTGCACCTTGTGCATAAACGTAAATGGACGTTTCTGAACCAACTAACGCTACATCGGCTCCATCAGATAATAGAGTCGTCATCGTTTTGTCTCCACCAGCTGTTGTTTTTAAATCAATGTCCAGTCCTTCGTCCTTAAAAAATCCTTTTTCAATAGCAACATATTGTGGTGTATAGAAAACGGAACGTGTAACTTCTGCCACTCGAACTTTCTTTAAGGATTCTGTTTTGGAACAAGCACCCAGGGTAAAAATAAGAATGGCGGCCATTAATAGTGAGAAGCTAATCTTAAGCCCTTTTTTCATGACCCATTATCCTCCTTTTTGTTACTGATTCTGATAAAGTATCGTATGATAAACTTAAAAATGTGTGAATGCCTATTTCTTTGAAGTTAGATGCTGGAGGTAAAAAAATTTGCAAGATAAAATTAGCGCATTTGGAATGGAAAAGACGCCTTTTCCTTCACCAAATCCAAACGTTCAAATGTACTTGATTACTTATTTATCGGCTGGCTTAAAGGTAAAAGGTCTATTAGCAGAGCCTAAAGATGAGATGATATACGATGGGTTTCTTTATTTAAGGGGTGGGATTAAAGGTGTTGGTATGGTGAGACCTGCTAGAATTGGCCAATTTGCTGCCGAAGGTTTTATTGTTTTCGCCCCGTTTTATCGTGGAAATCGTGGGGGAGAGGGAAATGAAGATTTTGCAGGGAATGACCGGGAAGATGCATACACTGCTTATGATCTTTTGAAGCAATATGTACGTGTGAAAAATGAACGGATTCATATATTTGGATTTTCAAGAGGAGGAATTATGGCCCTCCATACTGCGATTAACCGTTCGGAAGCTAAATCAATTGTCACATGGGGCGGGGTATCTGATATGGTGTTAACGTATTATGAACGACATGATTTGCGAAAAATGTTAAAACGGGTCATTGGTGGCACACCGAATAAATATCCTGCCCTTTATCAAGAGAGAACCCCTTTATATTCAATTGACAGGATTAAACAACCCGTATTAATCATTCACGGAGTAAAAGACAAGAATGTTTCAATTGAGCATGCAATAAGGTTAGAAGAAAGGTTAAGAGAATGTGGGAAAGAAGTTGAAACATGGTACTTTCAAAATTATACTCATTATTTTCCACCAGCAATAAACCGCCAAATTGTTTCCGATCTATGCTCATGGATGAAAAATAGGCCATAATCATGATAAAATAAAAGGAACATTATGTACGAAAGAGGAGGCTGTGACGATGGGGATGCCATTAGAATTAAATACAATGATTGTAACGAAAGGAAAAGAAAAAAGATTAGAAGAAAATTTATTCAGATTGGAAAAGGAAGGATACCGTTTGTATCCAATTGATATTCCAATGGATATACGTAAAACGAAAGAAAGTGAAACAAGAGGAACTGCTATAATAAGAAAACTTGAGTGGGAAAATGAAAAAACGAATATTACATATCAATTAATTTCATTAAATTCAAGTAATTAATTAGAAAAGCGGAGGCTAGACGCCGAAGTTGGACAAAAACCGAATGTTATACTTTTATAAAGTAAAGGGACTCAAGGAAAATATAGTTCATTTCCTCAAGTCCCTTTTTTCTAAATTTATTTAATGATTGGTCCACCCTGTATTTCAATTTCTTGTGACACATGACCAAATTTCTTGAAGTTTTCTTTGAATTTTGTAGCAAGCTCTTGTGCTTTTTCATTATATGTCTGTTGGTTACCCCATGTTTTATTAGGAATTAACACTTCATCGGGTACACCAGGTACATGCAATGGAATGTGTAATCCGAAAATTTCATCTTGTTTTGTTTCAACAGATTCAAGTTCGCCTTCTAATGCAGCCTGAACCATTGCTCGTGTATAGCCTAATTTCATTCGACTTCCTACTCCATATTCTCCGCCAGTCCATCCTGTATTGACTAAGAAAACTTGAACGCCATGCTCATCGATCTTTTTCCCAAGCATTTCAGCATATACAGTAGCTGGTAAAGGTAAGAATGGTGAACCGAAACAAGTAGAGAAAGTGGCTTCAGGAGAAGTAATTCCACGTTCGGTACCCGCTAGTTTGGATGTATACCCGCTAAGGAAATGATACATTGCCTGTTCTTTTGTTAATTTGCTGATCGGAGGTAATACCCCGAAAGCATCCGCTGTTAAAAAGACAATCGTTTGTGGGTGTCCTGCAATACTTGGTTCAATGATGTTGTCAATTGCTTGGATTTGGTATGCAGCGCGTGTATTTTCAGTTAATGTCGCATCATCATATAATGGTTCACGGGTCAATTCGTCCACCATGACATTTTCCAAAACTGCTCCGAATCGAATCGCATCATAGATTTGCGGTTCTTTTTCACGAGTAAGGCCGATACATTTTGCATAGCATCCACCTTCAATATTAAATACACCATTTGAAGACCATCCATGTTCATCATCACCGATTAAGCGGCGATTTGGATCAGCGGATAATGTTGTTTTGCCCGTTCCGGATAATCCGAAGAATAAAGCGACATCTCCTTCAGCACCTACATTTGCAGAACAATGCATCGGTAGAATATCATTTTGAGGTAAAAGATAATTCATGATAGAAAAAATACTTTTCTTCATTTCACCAGCATATTCGGTTCCGCCGATAAGAATAATTCGGCGTTCAAACGAAACAACGACAAATGTTTCTGAATTTGTGCCATCTGTTAATGGATCCGCTTTCACATTGGGAGCAGATAAGATAGTAAATTCAGCTTCATGGGTTTTAAGTTCCTCTTCGGTTGGACGGATAAATAATTGATGTGCAAATAAATTATGCCAAGCATATTCATTTACTACTTGGATTGGTAATTGAGTTCTTTTGTCAGCACCTGCAAATCCCTTAAAAACAAAAACTTCATTTTGCTCTTGTAGGTAATTAATCACCTTAGTATATAATTTATCAAATGATTCCTCAGAAATTGGTTGATTTACAGAGCCCCAATCGATTGCATCTTTTGTGGAAGCCTCTTCAACAATATATTTATCTTTAGGAGAACGGCCAGTATATTTTCCAGTTTCAGCACGGACTGCACCTGTAGATGTTAAGATTCCTTCTCCTCGTTTTAATACCTTTTCTACTAATTGAGGTACTGCTAATTGAGTAAGGATGTTTTTTCCGGCTAAAACATTTGTTAATGTATTTGAAAAAGTAACTGATTTCATTTATACTAACCTTCCTTTGTAAAAAATTTAAGTATCCTTTATTCGTTAATTAGTATAACACAATTATATAAATAGTCTATACTATATGTGCGTATTTTTTTAAAAATATATGAAATTGTTCAATTAAAATTATTTTCATTTCCACAATATAATAAGGAAGTCAATTGTACAAGTTTAAATGGAAAAATAATTTATTGACACCATCCAACAAATTGCGTATTATTTTACCTTGAACGGATACTCTTATCCCGAGCTGGTGGAGGGACAGGCCCAATGAAACCCAGCAACCGACATTCTATAGGTTAGTAACTTGGAAGTTAGAAACGGAAGCTGGCTTTGCCGGTTACTTCAAAATCTAACCTCTTACTTCTAACAGCTAGAGCGCACGGTGCTAACCTGAGGCAAGGTAAAATCCTTGAACGATAAGAGTGAAAGGCACGGGTAATGAACCTTTCCTCACATAGTACATATGATGGGGAAGGGTTTTATTCATTTTTAAATGATGTCTAGCGAAAGCAACCGGCCCCTCGAGATCAAATAACCTTCGACAATTGAAGTTAAAGAGCAAACTTCATTTGTGGGAAAGTTATAAAGCCAACTTTCCTTTTGGGAAAATCAAAAGGCAGATTTCCCCAGAACATTTGCTTGTCGGGGCTAATCAAGGTGCTTGCGCTTTTCTTATTTACCCACTTTCGAAACCTATGAACCGGATTTTAGCTTAGGATAAAATCTGTGGTTTATTTCATACTAATAGGGAATGAGTACCGTGAGGCGTAAAAATAGATAGCAATTTGTATTAGGGAGGAATAAAAATGACAAAAAAGCGTCGTTTATTCACATCTGAATCAGTTACAGAAGGACATCCAGACAAAATCTGTGACCAAATTTCAGATGCCATTTTAGATGCGATCCTAGAAAAAGATCCAAATGCCCGTGTAGCTTGTGAAACATCCGTTACGACAGGTCTTGTGTTAGTAGCAGGAGAAATTACTACTAATACATATGTCGACATTCCAAAAATTGTTCGTGGAACAATCAAAGATATCGGATATACACGTGCAAAATATGGCTTTGATTCGGAAACATGTGCAGTATTAACATCGATTGATGAACAATCAGCAGACATAGCTATGGGTGTCGATAAAGCATTGGAAGCACGCGAAGGCCAAATGTCTGAGGATGAAATTGAAGCAATCGGTGCAGGTGACCAAGGGTTGATGTTTGGCTTTGCTTGTAATGAAACGAAAGAGCTTATGCCTTTACCGATTTCTTTAGCACATAAGTTAGCACGTCGAATTTCAGAGGTTCGTAAAGAAGAAATATTGCCATATTTGCGACCAGATGCAAAAACACAAGTAACAGTAGAATATGATGAAAATGATCAACCGATCCGTATCGACACAATCGTCGTTTCTACACAGCATCACCCTGAAATTAGCTTAGAACAAATTCAACGAAATGTTAAAGAACATGTGATTAATCCAGTTGTTCCTAGTGAATTAATCGACGAAGAGACAAAATACTTTATTAATCCTACAGCCGTTTCGTTATTGGTGGGCCTCAAGGGGATGCAGGCTTGACTGGCCGAAAAATCATCGTTGATACGTATGGTGGTTATGCACGTCATGGCGGGGGAGCATTTTCAGGAAAAGATCCTACAAAAGTTGACCGCTCTGCCGCTTATGCTGCACGTTATGTCGCTAAAAACATTGTAGCTGCAGGATTAGCTGATAAATGTGAAGTCCAACTTGCCTATGCAATAGGGGTTGCTCAACCAGTATCCATTTCCATTGATACATTCGGTACAGGAAAAGCATCTGAAGATGTATTAATCGATGCCGTACGAAAATATTTTGATCTACGTCCAGCAGGAATTATCAAAATGTTAGACTTACGTCGCCCAATTTATAAACAAACAGCTGCTTACGGTCATTTCGGCCGTCATGACCTTGACCTTCCATGGGAAAGAACAGATAAAGCCGAAAACTTACGTAAAGAAGTATTAAAATAATAAAAGAGGCTTTTTGTAAAACGCTCATTTCTAAAAGATTGTTACTTTAAGCATATTAAGTGCAGAGTGGATTGGAGCGGAAGGAGCTTGACTCCTGCGGGACATAGAGGAAAAGTCGAGACCCCACAGGCGCGCAGGAGCGCCGAGGAGGCTCGACTTCCTCCCCGCGGAAAGCAAGCTCCTGTAGCGGAAAGGAACGGTATATTTCCAAAAACAACAAACAATACAAAAATGACCTTAATAAGCAAGTGGAGTTACAGTATTTGTAACTCCATTTGCTTTTGTTAAAATAGTATTCGCAGTTCTTACCAATAAAATATATATATTGTCTACTGCAAAAAGGAAAAAAAAATGATAGTATAATATGGTGTGAAAAATGTTGAATATTGCCCATTGCAGTAGCTCATTGGAATCACGACGAATATTAATATAAAATTGTAATAAATAAGTATGTTAATTTGGAATGGAGTAGGTGACATACATAATGTGTGGATTTGTAGGTTGTATACATGACAACGAGGTTGGATTAAGAGAAACAGACAGACAACTTTTTAAAAACATGAACAATATTATCACTCATCGTGGTCCCGATGATGATGGATTTTTTGAAGATGAACATATTCAATTTGGTTTCCGCAGATTGAGTATTATTGATATAGAAAGTGGACACCAACCTTTAACATATGAAAATGAACGTTATTGGATCATTTTTAATGGTGAAATATATAATTATGTGGAACTGCGAAATGAATTGGTTGAAGCGGGGTTAACTTTTGAAACGGCTTCTGACACGGAAGTTATTCTTGCGCTTTATAGTTACTATAAAGAAGAAGCGGTATCGAAGCTTCGGGGCATGTTTGCTTTTACGATTTGGGATAAACAGGAGCAGTTATTAATTGGAGCACGTGATCCTTTTGGTATCAAACCGTTTTTTTATAGAGAAGAAGAAGGACGCACATTCTTTGCTTCTGAAAAGAAAAGTATTTTGCTCGCAATGGAACATGAAGAATTAAATTATGAAGCTGCTCAACATTATATGACATATCAATTTGTTCCAGAACCAGAAACAATGACAGAAGGAATCAAAAAATTAGAACCTGGCCATTATTTTATTAAAAAATTGGGCAAACCAATGGACATCAAACGTTATTGGAAAGCATCTTTCCAACCTGTACAAAAATCAGAAGATGAATTTATAAAGGAAATTAGAGACGTCTTATTTGATTCTGTAAACGTTCATATGAGAAGTGATGTACCCGTTGGATCGTTCTTATCAGGTGGGATTGATTCTTCGATAATTGCTTCCATTGCTAAGCAATATCATCCAAGCATTAAAACATTTTCAGTCGGTTTTGAACACAATGGTTTCAGTGAAATTGACGTAGCAAAAGAAACCGCGGATAAACTTGGAGTTGAAAATATTAGTTATATTATCACTCCAGAAGAATATATGAAGGAATTGCCAAAAATTATTTGGCATTTAGATGATCCATTAGCAGATCCTGCCTGTGTTCCTTTATATTTTGTAGCACGTGAAGCAAGAAAGCATGTAACGGTCGTTTTATCAGGTGAAGGTGCTGATGAACTATTCGGTGGTTATAATATTTATAGAGAACCGCAATCACTAGAAGTCTTTAATAAAATTCCTGCCGTTGGTAAGTCTTTATTAAAAGCATTAGCGAAAATTATGCCAGAGGGTGTGAAAGGGAAAAGCTTTATTGAGCGTGGAGTAACACCGATGGAACAAAGGTATATTGGGAATGCAAAGATGTACACTGAATCGGAGAAAAAAGATTTGCTGGCGCAATATCGGTCAGGTATAGAATACACAGACATTACGAAACCTTTGTATGCTGAAACAAAAGATTACGATCCAGTTGATCGTATGCAATACATTGATATTCACACATGGATGCGCGGTGATATTTTATTAAAAGCGGATAAAATGACAATGGCACATTCATTGGAATTAAGGGTTCCATTTTTAGATAAAGAGGTATTTAAAATTGCTTCCAAAATACCAACAAGCTTAAAAACAGCGAATAATACTACGAAATACATTTTAAGAAAAGCAGCTGAAGGCGTTGTTCCTGACCATGTACTGACCCGCAAGAAACTTGGCTTCCCGGTACCAATCCGTCATTGGTTAAAAGATGAAATGCATGATTGGGCAAAACAAATTATTCATGAAAGTGGTACAGATCACATCATTAATAAGCATTATGTTTTAAACCTTTTAGAGGAACATTGCCAAGGAAAAATGGATCACAGTCGTAAAATATGGACCGTCCTCATCTTTATGATATGGCATGCAGTTTATTTAGAAGAAAAATATGATTTCCAAAAACAATATAAGCTCCAAACTGAAGGGGCAAATATTTAAAAAAGCAGCCGCGATATACATATCTACTCTTGGTATGTAATCGCTTGGCTGCCCATCTGCACCCAGGCTTCTTGGAAGTCGTGAATGGGTGCTTTTTTATTTTTCTGACCTGTCAGTGGATCGTTGAAGTAAATAAAGTCTTTATCGTAACCTGTAATTAGTACAGAATGTTCCTTACTAGTAATGCGGATGGTCCCTTTTTTTGTATGCCATGTTGTAAAATAGGAATCAGGAAGTTCTTTATAATGAGTATTAATAATTACCCAAACTGGTTGCCCGTTTGATAGAGGTATTTTTAAATCTTCAAATGAGCTTTTCGTCAAATTGACAATTTTACCAGGCATATATTTATTCGCTAATTCAATAATTGGTTGAACATAAACACCAAGGCCAGGTTTGCTATACGTATACATATCGCCAACAAATCCATCATTAGGGTGTCCGTAATGGATATTGTTATTAATTATTTTACGTGGTGTCGCATCTTTTTTGATTTGTTTCGCAAGGGTCAATTTATCAGTTTTGATTCCCGCTGAGTTAAGTAACATCGATAGGCTAGTTACTTCACATCCACGAGCTAATTCTGGAAATTGAGAAATGACAGGAATATTTAAAAGAACATTATCTTTTATTTTGATAATTGAATATTTTTTTGAATCAGTGTGGCTTAAATCAATCGTTTGTTTTTTAACTTCACTAGCATGTTCAGAATTTTGATAACCGTAAATAAAAATAATTATAAAAAATAGAAATGCTATAAAACCTGTTATAATAGACTTCATAAAATCACCTTTACATTATCCTTACTTTATACATCGTCATTTTTCGTCAAATTTAAAGTCTTTTTTAAAAGCAAATAAAAAAACAAATGATCCTGTTATTTTGCCTTTATAGAAAATGGGTACAATATAAATGGTTCTTTTCCTATTTCGCCTTTTTCTTTTATAATTAGGAAGAGATTACTATGCTAGTTATTAAGGAGGTATCAGATATGTGGAAGTGGGAAGCGGATCAAGGTCCAAAAGCTATTATCGTAATGGTTCACGGAGCGATGGAACACCACGGGAGATATAGTTGGCTTATTGAAATGTGGCGTTCATCAGGATACCATGTAATAATGGGAGATTTACCAGGGCAGGGAATGACAACAAGATCCCAAAGAGGTCATATCGATTCCTTTGATGAATATATTTTCGAATTAAAAGATTGGGTACAAACTGCCTATCAATTTGATGTACCAGTATTTCTGCTTGGACACAGTATGGGAGGTTTAGCGGTCATTCGGACCCTTCAAGAAGAAAAGCTAAATCTTGCGGGTGTTATTCTTTCCGCACCATGTTTAGACTTAGTTACTTATCCCTCGAAATTCTTAAGTTCACTGTCAGTAGTAATGAATAAAATAGCTCCACAAGTAAAGTTTTCTAGTGGTTTAACGATAGAAGATATAACAAGAAATGAAGAGGCACGGGAACTCGCATTAAATGATTCTTTATATGTTACAAAGATATCTGTCAGGTGGTATAGGGAATTGGTAAAGGCAATGAAATTAGCATTCACAAATATGTCGAAAATACCGGATATTCCTTTTTTGGTTTTACAAGGTGGAAATGATAAAATTGTAAATAAACAAGCTGTAAACGATTGGTTTAATAAAGTGACACTTTCTGATAAACAATATAAAGTTTGGCCAAATAGCTATCATGAACTATTTAATGAACCAGAACGGGAAGAAGTTTTTCAATATGCGAAGAATTTTGTCGAAACAAGACTTCGCACTTTAGGTTATATAATTAATTGAGGTGATTTTTAAAGATGTCCGTCCCTTCGAATCCATTTTCATTGATGAATCAGGTGTACAGGAAAGTATTTCCGGATGTTCATCGTGAATTAATGTACTGGAAAGAAAAAGCTGCATCAATTCCCAACCAAGAACTAAGAAACCAAGCATTAGCTAGTATTGAGCATAAAACTTTTCATTGTGAGGGAGGTTCCATTCTTGCACTACTAGCTCTTGACCGCAGGGATGAGGCAATAAAGTTTATCGTAGCATACCAAACGATTAGTGATTACTTAGATAATCTTTGTGACAGAAGCACCTCTTTAGATCCCGCTGATTTTGAGGCCTTGCACGAGTCGATGAAAGATTCATTATCGATTCATGCGAAACCAAAAAATTATTATCGGCTTCGGGATGATCAAGATGATGGTGGTTATTTAGAGGACCTAGTCTTAACTTGTCAAAAAGTACTATCTTCGTTAACAAAATATGATTTAATAAGAGATTCTTTATTAGAATTGTGCCAGTATTACTGTGATTTACAAGTACATAAGCACGTAAAAGTTGAAGAAAGAGAGCCTCGTTTACAATCATGGTTCAAAACATATCAATCATCTTTGCCACAAATGGGCTGGCATGAATTTTCCGCATGTTCAGGTTCTACATTAGGCATATTTTGTCTCGTTTCCTATTGCTTCCGAAATGATTTTATTGAGGAACACGCAAAAAGCATCCGTGAAGGGTATTTTCCTTATATTCAAGGTTTACACATCCTTCTTGATTATTTTATCGATCAAGACGAAGATCGAGAGGGTGGAGATTTAAACTTCTGTTTCTATTATGAAAATAATGAGGAAATGTTTGAACGATTAACACACTTTTTAACAGAGGCGGATATACATACGGAAAAATTGCCCGATCAGAAGTTCCATAAATTTATTAATCGTGGGCTTTTAGCCGTTTATTTATCTGATGATAAAGTGAATAAACAAAAAGATGTTCAAAAAATAGCGAGAGAATTGATTAAACATGGGGGATCAATTAGCTACTTTTTTTATTGGAATGGACGAGCATACCGAAGAATAAAAAGCTTAATCCCGACTGGGATATTAAAAGCTTTGTTAAAAACGAAAAAAAGAAGTGCAGAGTTAAACTAAGAAAAGCGGAAGCTAGGCGCTGTAGCTGGAAAGCAAGAAAACGATAACCGATTGTGGTTATCGTTTTTCAATGGCGATAATAAATGGAGGGTTATTCTTTTGATTAATGAATTCATATTTTAAGACGTGTGCCTCTTTTTGATCAATACTTTTTACAAAATTCAATACTTCATCTCTTTCAATCGCGCCTTCTGGATGGCCATGGTAAATGACAACAACAAGAATAGCTTCAGGCCTCATTATTTCTAATAGTTGTTTAATTGCCGAAATAGTTGTTGAGGATTGTGTAACAATCTGTTTATCACCACCAGGCAAATAACCTAAATTAAAGATTGCGGCAGAAATGTTACCAAAAAGGTGTGGTGGAATGGTTTCTTTAATCGTTTCATGTCCTTTGTTAAAAAGTGTAATATTGGTTAATAGATTTTTTTTATCTAAATAATTTTTAGCGTGGTTCAGTGCTTTTTCCTGTATATCAAACCCATAAACATGTCCATTTTGTCCAACAAGTTTTGCTAAAAACTCCGTATCATAGCCGTTGCCCACAGTAGCGTCCACGACCGTATCATTAGGTGAAATAGCTTTTTCGAGTAAAGAATGAGCAAATTCTAAAATTTTATGTAGTTTCACGACAGCACCTCTAGTTTCCATCAAAAATTTCTTTAACGATACAAGTCTAAATTATTTCCTCGAAATTGCCAACATAGTCCGTATCCAATTGAACAAAATAATGTTGAGGCATGCAATAGCAATGCCTTAATGCTCCGTAATGTAAAAGGAGGAGTCTGAATTGGCAACGAGACAATCTGTTGGGGAACGTATTCAACGATGTGAAGAAGCTATAAGCTATGCAAAAGAACAGTTTATCGAAGGAAGTAGACAGGAACATTACTATGATAACGAATATCAATATGCAATGCAGCAACTGGAAGGTTCATACAATGAATTAGCCCAGCTTGCAAATAGTGCCAATTCCCAACAAAGGGAACAATTACATCGTATGAGATTACAGATTCAACAATTGCAAAATCAAATGACTCTTTTAAATCATGATCGACCACAATAATTATTTTTACGGAGGTAATCATGGCTAAGCGATCGAAGCAAAATAATCCAGAGCAAAAAACAAAAAATGGCATAAATAATCAAGATATGGAAGTTGGTCAAGATTACGATCCGGTTAAAGAAGTAAAGAAGCAAAATTCCAAAAAGAGTCAGCCTATACGATCAAAACAACATATCGAAAATCCGGATTAAACTAGTGATAGTAATGAAAGGAGTGAGCGATAGCTCGCTCTTTTTTACATTTCTGTCCGGATTCTGCGCCTAACAAGGCGCTTCCATCTTTCTAATGATTAACAGAATATTATGTGTATGCCTTTTTGAGATTTGCCTCTTGAAGCTGCTTATGAAAAGAAATAAAATGATGTAGGTAATGCAAAATTTTAGGGGGAAAGGGAGCGTTTTTCATGCCTAGATCCTTATGGCTATTAGTGATCGGTATGATGGTGAATGTAACAGGCTCTTCTTTTTTATGGCCGTTAAATGCTATCTATATTCATGATCACTTGGGGAAATCACTATCGGTTGCAGGAGTCGTTTTAATGCTAAATTCGGCTGCAAGCGTAATAGGAAATTTAATTGGTGGAAACTTATATGATAAAATTGGCGGATATCGTTCGATTTTACTTGGAATAATGATTACAATCTTCTCTTTAATCGGAATGACTTTTTGGCATGGATGGCCGTTATATCCAATCTTTTTAACAATTATTGGGCTTGGAGCGGGTATCATTGTACCAGCGATGTTTGCGATGGCAGGTGCGGTCTGGAAAGAAGGGGGAAGAAAAGCTTTTAATGCCGTTTATATTGCGCAAAATTTTGGTGTTGCAGTAGGTTCGGCACTTGGTGGTTTTGTTGCGTCTTTTTCTTTTGATTATATCTTCCTTGCTAACTTAATTATGTTTATTGTCTTTTTCTTGATTGCCTTTTTTGGTTATCGAAAAATTAACATTGATCGAGGAAACTATACTTCGGTCATTCAAGAGAAAAAAGTTGTGAAGAGCAGAACAAAATTAATTGCCTTGTTGATTTTATGCAGCGGCTACTTATTATGTTGGGTCGGATATGTGCAATGGCAGTCTACGATTTCCACATACACGCAAGAAATAAATATTTCACTTAGACAGTATAGTATGCTGTGGACGATTAATGGCGCATTAATTGTTTTGGGGCAGCCATTATTAAATCCAATCGTAAAGCGGTTTGGAACGAATTTAAAGGCGCCCATCATTACGGGAATCATAATCTTTATGATTTCGTTTGGTATTGCCGGTTATGCATCAGATTTTAAAGGGTTTTTAGCTGCTATGATTATTTTAACGATTGGTGAAATGTTTGTTTGGCCGACTGTGCCAACGATTGCCGATAGTTTGGCTCCAAAAGGAAAAGAGGGATTCTTCCAAGGAATTGTTAATAGTACGGCGACTGGCGGGAGAATGATTGGTCCATTATTGGGTGGAATTTTAGTCGATTTATATTCTATGTCCATATTATTTAAAGCATTGCTAATTTTATTTGTTATATCCATTGTATTATCTTTAATCTATGACCGTCCATTGAAATCAAAAGCGGAGAAACAGTCGATTTCGATGTGAGTTTTAA encodes:
- a CDS encoding alpha/beta hydrolase family protein, which produces MEKTPFPSPNPNVQMYLITYLSAGLKVKGLLAEPKDEMIYDGFLYLRGGIKGVGMVRPARIGQFAAEGFIVFAPFYRGNRGGEGNEDFAGNDREDAYTAYDLLKQYVRVKNERIHIFGFSRGGIMALHTAINRSEAKSIVTWGGVSDMVLTYYERHDLRKMLKRVIGGTPNKYPALYQERTPLYSIDRIKQPVLIIHGVKDKNVSIEHAIRLEERLRECGKEVETWYFQNYTHYFPPAINRQIVSDLCSWMKNRP
- a CDS encoding DUF2584 domain-containing protein — translated: MGMPLELNTMIVTKGKEKRLEENLFRLEKEGYRLYPIDIPMDIRKTKESETRGTAIIRKLEWENEKTNITYQLISLNSSN
- the pckA gene encoding phosphoenolpyruvate carboxykinase (ATP), with protein sequence MKSVTFSNTLTNVLAGKNILTQLAVPQLVEKVLKRGEGILTSTGAVRAETGKYTGRSPKDKYIVEEASTKDAIDWGSVNQPISEESFDKLYTKVINYLQEQNEVFVFKGFAGADKRTQLPIQVVNEYAWHNLFAHQLFIRPTEEELKTHEAEFTILSAPNVKADPLTDGTNSETFVVVSFERRIILIGGTEYAGEMKKSIFSIMNYLLPQNDILPMHCSANVGAEGDVALFFGLSGTGKTTLSADPNRRLIGDDEHGWSSNGVFNIEGGCYAKCIGLTREKEPQIYDAIRFGAVLENVMVDELTREPLYDDATLTENTRAAYQIQAIDNIIEPSIAGHPQTIVFLTADAFGVLPPISKLTKEQAMYHFLSGYTSKLAGTERGITSPEATFSTCFGSPFLPLPATVYAEMLGKKIDEHGVQVFLVNTGWTGGEYGVGSRMKLGYTRAMVQAALEGELESVETKQDEIFGLHIPLHVPGVPDEVLIPNKTWGNQQTYNEKAQELATKFKENFKKFGHVSQEIEIQGGPIIK
- the asnB gene encoding asparagine synthase (glutamine-hydrolyzing), producing MCGFVGCIHDNEVGLRETDRQLFKNMNNIITHRGPDDDGFFEDEHIQFGFRRLSIIDIESGHQPLTYENERYWIIFNGEIYNYVELRNELVEAGLTFETASDTEVILALYSYYKEEAVSKLRGMFAFTIWDKQEQLLIGARDPFGIKPFFYREEEGRTFFASEKKSILLAMEHEELNYEAAQHYMTYQFVPEPETMTEGIKKLEPGHYFIKKLGKPMDIKRYWKASFQPVQKSEDEFIKEIRDVLFDSVNVHMRSDVPVGSFLSGGIDSSIIASIAKQYHPSIKTFSVGFEHNGFSEIDVAKETADKLGVENISYIITPEEYMKELPKIIWHLDDPLADPACVPLYFVAREARKHVTVVLSGEGADELFGGYNIYREPQSLEVFNKIPAVGKSLLKALAKIMPEGVKGKSFIERGVTPMEQRYIGNAKMYTESEKKDLLAQYRSGIEYTDITKPLYAETKDYDPVDRMQYIDIHTWMRGDILLKADKMTMAHSLELRVPFLDKEVFKIASKIPTSLKTANNTTKYILRKAAEGVVPDHVLTRKKLGFPVPIRHWLKDEMHDWAKQIIHESGTDHIINKHYVLNLLEEHCQGKMDHSRKIWTVLIFMIWHAVYLEEKYDFQKQYKLQTEGANI
- a CDS encoding C39 family peptidase, with protein sequence MKSIITGFIAFLFFIIIFIYGYQNSEHASEVKKQTIDLSHTDSKKYSIIKIKDNVLLNIPVISQFPELARGCEVTSLSMLLNSAGIKTDKLTLAKQIKKDATPRKIINNNIHYGHPNDGFVGDMYTYSKPGLGVYVQPIIELANKYMPGKIVNLTKSSFEDLKIPLSNGQPVWVIINTHYKELPDSYFTTWHTKKGTIRITSKEHSVLITGYDKDFIYFNDPLTGQKNKKAPIHDFQEAWVQMGSQAITYQE
- a CDS encoding alpha/beta hydrolase gives rise to the protein MWKWEADQGPKAIIVMVHGAMEHHGRYSWLIEMWRSSGYHVIMGDLPGQGMTTRSQRGHIDSFDEYIFELKDWVQTAYQFDVPVFLLGHSMGGLAVIRTLQEEKLNLAGVILSAPCLDLVTYPSKFLSSLSVVMNKIAPQVKFSSGLTIEDITRNEEARELALNDSLYVTKISVRWYRELVKAMKLAFTNMSKIPDIPFLVLQGGNDKIVNKQAVNDWFNKVTLSDKQYKVWPNSYHELFNEPEREEVFQYAKNFVETRLRTLGYIIN
- a CDS encoding tetraprenyl-beta-curcumene synthase family protein; translated protein: MSVPSNPFSLMNQVYRKVFPDVHRELMYWKEKAASIPNQELRNQALASIEHKTFHCEGGSILALLALDRRDEAIKFIVAYQTISDYLDNLCDRSTSLDPADFEALHESMKDSLSIHAKPKNYYRLRDDQDDGGYLEDLVLTCQKVLSSLTKYDLIRDSLLELCQYYCDLQVHKHVKVEEREPRLQSWFKTYQSSLPQMGWHEFSACSGSTLGIFCLVSYCFRNDFIEEHAKSIREGYFPYIQGLHILLDYFIDQDEDREGGDLNFCFYYENNEEMFERLTHFLTEADIHTEKLPDQKFHKFINRGLLAVYLSDDKVNKQKDVQKIARELIKHGGSISYFFYWNGRAYRRIKSLIPTGILKALLKTKKRSAELN